Sequence from the Brevundimonas sp. SGAir0440 genome:
AGACGGCTGATTGCACCGTCAGCAAAGAGCCGTTCACGCGCATCACGACGACATCCTGTCCTTCGATCGGCGCCTCGCCCACGATCTCGGCCGGCCATTCGGCGCCGGAGATGAAGACTCGGCCGCGGCCGGATACGAACGTCTCGACCACCCGCGCCCGCTGGCCGACCAGACGGCTGTCGCGGTCATTGATGTCGGGACCGTCGGGATTGGCTTTAGAGATCAGACGTCGGGACAGCATGGTGGCGATGACCGTCAGAATAGCGAAGACGGCGACCTCGCCCGGCAGCCCCAACCGCACGCCCGCCGCCGTCATGACCGCGACGACTCCGGCCGAAACAGCGGGCCACAACAGCCATTCGGTCGAGAACATCGCCTCGACCGCCAGCAGCAGAACCCCGATCGCCAACCAGATCCAGAACGGCTGGGCGGCATAGAGATCGGCAAGCGACATCATCGGTCAGCCTCCTTGGATCAGGCCGAGGGTGGAACGGAGCCCCCGGCGGGGCGGCGGGGCGGCGCGGGCCGCACGGGCGGCGTCGCGGCCGAGTTTTGATCCTTGGCCAGGCTGACCATCTCGCCGATGCCGGCGATGGTGCCGACCAAGGCGCCCATTTCGGCGGGCACGATGACGGTGCGTTGCTGCGGGCTGCGCGCCAGTTCGGCGAAGGCTTCGACGTATTTCTGAGCGACGAAATAGTTGATGGCGTTGACGTCCCCGCGGGCGATGGCTTCCGACACCATGGCCGTGGCGCGGGCCTCGGCCTCAGCCTCGCGCTCGCGCGCCTCGGCGTCGCGGAAGGCGGCTTCCTTGCGGCCCTCGGCCTGAAGGATAGCGGCCTGTTTGGCGCCCTCGGCGCGGGCGATGGCGGCGGACTTTTCGCCGTCGGCCTCGGTGATGACGGCGCGACGTTCACGCTCGGCCTTCATCTGGCGAGCCATGGCGTTGGTGATGTCGGTCGGCGGGGTCAGGTCCTTGATCTCGATCCGATTGACCTTGACGCCCCACGGCTCGGTCGCTGCATCGATGACGTGCAGCAGGCGCGTGTTGATGCTGTCACGCTGGCTCAGCACCTCGTCCAGTTCCATCGAACCAACTACGGTCCGCAGATTGGTCATGCACAGCTGCGAAATCGCATAGGGCAGATCGTCGACGCGATAGGCGGCGCGGGCGGAATCCATCACCTGGATGAAGACGATGCCGTCCACCTTTACCATGGCATTGTCCTTGGTGATGACCTCCTGGGTCGGCACGTCCAGCACCTGTTCCATCATGTTCATGCGGCGGCCGACGCGTTCCACGAACGGGGTCAGGAAGCCGATGCCCGGACTCAGCGTCTTCGTGTATTTTCCGAAGCGTTCGACTGTGAACTCACGGCCTTGCGGCACGATCTTGATCACGCTGATCAACAGTACGATGGCCAGCAGCAGCACGACGCCGGCGAAGATGGTGGTCACGTCCATTCAAATCCCTCCCTGACGCGGCAAGCCTACCCGCTGTGCGCGAGCGGCGCCAGACAAACCGAGAGGACGGCCGCCTTAAAGGTCGTGCTTGGTCCGCCAGGCTGCGAGACGCACGCTGACGTCACGCTCGATGTCGCCGTAGAACAGGTTGTAGGGCACGATCTTGCGTCGGTCCGCCCAACTGCCGCCTGCCGTCAGAAAATCGGCGTCCGGCGCGCTATGCCACAACAGGCCGCCACGGCATTCGGTGGATATCAACCGACCAGTCAGGGCTGGTCGGGCGCCCCATTCCAAGCCGGTCGCATTGGTCGCGCCGCTGTGCTGACGCGCCGCGGCGCGCGGCTGGCTCGCAGCGCCCGTTACGGGATTCACGCAGATGGGGTCAGTGGACAGGTTCACCAGATCGCCGCGATCGTCCCATTCCAGAGCGCGTCTCAGCTTGCGCCGCGCGCCTGGTTCGTCGCCGTCCTGCACCGACGCCCAGGCCACGACACATCCCGTTTGATCGGCGGCGTCGCATGGCGATATCGCCTGCCGGAACATCTCGCGCCCGACCAGGGTCTCGATCAGATAGACGGCAACAAGCCTGTCCTTCAGCGCCGGATTGGCGCGGAACTGGTCGCGAACCAGACGCGCCGTCAGCTCTCCGCCCTGTTCCACCCCCGCGATAACGATGGGGCCGGAGGGATGCTGCTGCAACCACAGTTCGAAGGCGGTCTTCACGTCCTCATAGGCGAAGGCGCGCGCTTCGCGCGCGTCGTCACGCAAGGTCAGGCGGGTGTACAGGCTGGCTTGACGATAAAGCGGCGCGGTGACCCTACCCTCCCGGGCGAACGGCGACGCATAGTTGGGCAGTACGACGCGCCGCATATAGGCATTGGCCCGCGCATCGTCGATCGGCCCATTCCACTCGGCTCCACCATCGAAAGTGGTCGGCATGACGAAGAAGACCGCCGCCTGGTTAGGCGCGCCCTGATCGATCAGCGCCCAGGAGGATGTCTTTCGATAATCGGGTGCGAGCGGCGGCTTGTAGGTCTGGAACGGCACCTGCGGGTCCAGCCCCGCCCTCAGAATGTCGCCGCTCCACACCACAACGGCCGCCGTCAGCACGAAGACGGCGGCGAAGCCTGCATATCCGACCCATTGCCTGAAGGTCAGCCGACGCATCAGCGGTACGGATCAGCCGTGGCGAGGAAGTCCTGCACGTAGCGCCGCACGCCCTCTTCCAACGGCGTGGATTGACCCTCGAAGCCTGCGGCGCGGATGCGATCCATGCGGGCTTCGGTGAAATATTGGTAGCGGTCGCGGATCGACAGGGGCGTATCGACATAGTCGATGGAGGGCGTCTTGCCAGCGGCCTCGAAGGTGGCGCGCGCAAGATCGGCGAACGACCGCGCTTGGCCCGATCCGGCGTTGAAGATGCCCGAGACCTGCGGCGACTGGAGCAAAAACTCGATGATATCGACCACATCGTCGACATAGACGAAGTCGCGCATCTGGCCGCCGTCCGCATAGTTCGGATTGTGCGATCGAAACAGGGTCACGGTCTCGTCCGCCGCAACCTTGGGCCAGATTTGAGCCACGACCGACTTCATTCCGCCCTTGTGACTCTCGTTCGGGCCATAGACGTTGAAGAATTTCAGCCCCGCCCACTGAGGCGGCGCTTGCCCCCGATCAGCCTGCCGGACCGCATATTGATCGAACAGCATTTTCGAATAGCCATAGGCGTTTAGCGGACGAAGCTGAGATAATGAATCCGCGTCGTCATCGTCGTTGAAGCCCGTCGCACCATCGCCATAGGTCGCAGCCGAAGACGCGTAGATCATTCGCGATCCGCGGATTGCGCACCAATCCCAAAGATCGCGCGACAGGGTGAAGTTGGTCCGCAAAATCAGGTCGGCGTCCGGCTCGGTCGTCGAAGAGATCGCGCCCATATGCACCACGGCCTCAATCCGCTCGGCGTGGCGCTCCAGTTGCTCGAACAGTTCTTCCGGCGACCAGAAGTCAGCGATCGCGTGCTTGGCCAGGTTCTTCCATTTGGCCAGATCGGCCGTCTCCAGACGATCGCAGACGACCACATCATAGCCGGTCTCCGCCGTCAGTCGGGCGACGATGTTCGAGCCGATGAAACCAGCGCCGCCGGTCACGACGATCATTCTCGGCGTCATCACTCTTGTCCTATCGCTGCCGCTACTTGAGGACCGGCCGTCATTTTCTTGATCGTTCGCGTGGTCGAATAGCCGTGCTTGAAATCGGCCAGCTTGACCTCGCCGCCCCAGCTTTCGACCAGATCGCCGCCCACGACGCCCTCTCGCGTATAATCCGAGCCCTTGATCAGAACATCAGGACGCAGCCTTTCGATCAGAGCGATCGGTGTCGGATCATCGAAACTGGTGACGCGGTCGACGCTGGCCAGCCCGCCGATGACGACAGCGCGACTGTCCAGATCATTCACCGGTCGCCCATCGCCCTTCAGTCGGTTGACCGAGGCGTCCGTATTCAGCGCCACGACCAGCCGATCGCACCAGCTGCGCGCCTGCGCCAGATAGGCGACATGGCCGCGGTGCAGGATGTCGAAACAGCCGTTGGTGAAACCGACCTTCAGGCCCTGACGTCGCCAAGCCTCGACCTCGACCGCCAACTCTTCGAGCGGCGTCACCTTGGATACCGCAGCGGTGGCGTGCTGGCTCAGCTCGGCTTCGATCAGATCGGCGGGTGTGACGACAGCCGTCCCGGCCTTCCCGACAACCACGCCCGAGGCCAGGATGGCGAACTCGACCGCCATCTCAAGCGATGCGCCGGCCCCCAGCGCCAATCCGATGGCGGCCAGGCCTGTATCGCCGGCGCCAGACACGTCGAAGACCTCGCGCGCCCGGCCAGGGAAGTGCTTCACGGGTTCACCGCGCCGCGCCAGGCTCATGCCCTTGCCCGCACGGGTGACGATGATCGCCTTGGCGGTCGTGGCGGCCAGCAAGGCAGCCAGCGCCGTCTCGACCTCAACGTCCGTACCGACTGGCAGGCCGGTGGCGCCGGCCAGTTCTGAAGCATTGGGCTTGATGACATCGACGGCGCCGTAGCGGGCGAAATCCCTTCCCTTTGGATCGACGACGACCGGTGCACCGGATGTCTGCGCCGCGTTCAGCGCCGAAGCCAGGAGCGCATCGCTGACGACGCCCTTGGCGTAGTCTGAGAGCAAATAGACCGAGGCATCTGTAAATGCGTCCGAATCTTTAAGCGCGCTCGGCGCAGCCTCGTCATCCAACCGCAAGAGCTGTTGGCCGCCCGAAACGAAGCGCGTCTTTACGATAGTAGACGCGCCTGTCGGCCTCGCCACGACGTCCTCGATGTGCGGCTCGGCGGCCATCAGAGCGGTCAGTTCCGCCCCAGCCGTGTCGTCGCCGATCACGGCGCCCAGCCGCGCCACCCCGCCCAACGCCGCGATATTGCGCGCGACGTTGCCGACGCCGCCCGGCATGGCGACGGTGCGGCTGGTGCGAAGCACAGGGATCGGCGCCTCGGGCGAGATGCGGCTGACCTCGCCATAGACGTAGCGATCCAGCATCAGGTCGCCGACGCAGGCGATCTTCAGGCCGCGCACGCGCTCCAACAGGCTTTGCAGGGCGCCCAGGTCCAGGGTGTCAGACATGGGTCCGACCTAGAGGATTCAGGCGGCCTGCGCCACCGGCGCCTTGGCCCCGATCTTGATGGCCAGGTCGTCGAAGGCGATCAGTTCGGCGGCCAGGGCCTCAAACTGGCTCAGCGGCACCATGTTCGGGCCGTCCGACGGCGCATTATCCGGATCCTGGTGCGTTTCCATGAACACCGCATCGACGCCTACGGCCACCGCCGCGCGCCCCAGCACCGGCACGAACTCGCGCTGACCGCCCGACGACGCGCCCTGCCCGCCCGGTTGCTGAACACTGTGGGTCGCGTCGAACACGACAGGGCAGCCGATCTCTCGCAGCACCGGAAGCGCTCGCATGTCGCTGACCAGAGTGTTGTAGCCAAAGCTGGCGCCGCGTTCGCAGGCCATGACGTTGGGATTGCCGGCGCCGACCACCTTAGCGATGACATTCTTCATGTCCCAAGGGGCCAGGAACTGACCCTTCTTGATGTTGATCGCCTTGCCTGTGGCGGCGGCCGCCAGCAGCAGGTCGGTCTGGCGGCTGAGGAAGGCCGGGATCTGCAGCACATCGACCACCTCGCCGACCGGACCACACTGAACCTCGGAGTGAACGTCTGTCAGGGTCGGCAGACCTGTGACCTCGCGAATCTCGGCGAAGATCGGCATGGCGTCTTTCAGACCGATGCCCCGCGCGGCGCTGGCGCTGGTCCGGTTCGCCTTGTCGAAACTGGTCTTGTAAATGATGCCGACGTTCAACCGCTCGCCGATTTCCTTCAGGGCATGGGCCGTCTCCAGCGCGTGCTGGCGGCTCTCCATCTGGCAAGGACCGGCGATGAAAGCGATTCTTGCGCCGCCGCCGATGACGACAGGCGTCCGAAGACCTTCGGACAACGTAATGACAGCGTTGGGTCGGCTCACGAGGCGGCTCTTTCGACGTTCGGTGTTGTGGAGGCGGCTTTTGCCGCAGCTATTGGGCCATCAGGTGGCGCTCTGAAGGGATGAGCGCAAGTTATCACGGAGTTCGCCCGCGTGGCCACCAAACCTGTCATCCTGTGGTTCCGCCGCGATCTGCGACTGCATGACAATCCTGCCCTGAACCACGCGGCGGAGATGGGGCGACCCATCTTGCCCGTCTATATTCTGGACGAGCATTTCGAGCGGCCGATGGGCGCCGCTTCGCGCTGGTGGCTCGACAAATCGTTGAGGGCGCTGGAAGCGGCGCTTCAGGATCGCGGTTCGCGCCTGATTCTGCGCAAGGGCAATGCTCTGAACCAGCTTCAGGCGCTGATCGGCGAAACCGATGCGGACACTGTCTTCATGAACCGCCTGTTCGAACCCGAGGCGTTCGAGCATGACGCCGAAATCGCCCATGCTCTCAAGGCGGACGGTGTCGAATGCCTTGGTTTCAACGGCGCCCTGCTCTGCCGCCCCGGCGCTGTGCTGAATGGATCAGGCCAGCCGTACAAAGTCTTCACCCCGTTCTTGAGAGCCCTCTTGGCCACGGCCGAGGCGCCGGCTCACACAACGGGACCGCGCCAAATCCAGACGCCCAAAACGGTTCAATCCGACGACCTCGACAGCTGGAAACTACACCCCCGCCGACCGGATTGGTCCAAGGGCTTCGACTGGACGCCAGGAGAAGATGGGGCCTCGCAGGCCTTGTCCAGATTTATATCATCCGGCCTGAAGACCTATGCGAAGGATCGCGACTTTCCCGACCGGCAGGGCGCCAACAGCCGCCTGTCGCCGCATCTTCATTGTGGCGAGATCAGCCCCTGGCGGGCGATTGACCGCGCCCGACAGGCGGCCAAAGACGGCAAGGTGTCAGCGTCGGAGGCCGATAAATTCATTGCCGAGATCGGCTGGCGCGAGTTCTCGGCCCACCTGCTGCACCATTTTCCCTACATCACCGAGCGCGCCTTCCGTCCCGAATATGACGCCATGCCCTGGCGCAAAGATGACGCGAGCCTCAAGGCGTGGCGACAGGGGCGGACCGGATACCCGTTGGTGGACGCCGGTATGCGCCAGCTCTGGACGACAGGGTGGATGCACAATCGGGTGCGAATGGTCGTCTCCTCCTTCCTGATCAAACATTTGCTGATCGATTGGCGTGAAGGCGAAGCCTGGTTCTGGGACACGCTTGTGGATGCCGACCGCGCCAGCAATGTGCAGAACTGGCAATGGGTCGCAGGGTCGGGCGCAGACGCCTCCCCCTTCTTCCGCATCTTCAATCCCATCACGCAGGGCGAAAAGTTCGATCCAGATGGCGGCTATGTGCGTCGGTGGGTGCCGGAACTTCGCCGCCTGCCCGACCGCTGGCTGCAGTCGCCCTGGACCGCACCCACCGAAGTGCTGCGTGACGCCGGAATCGTTCTAGGGCGCGATTACCCCAAGCCGATCGTCGAACACGAGAAGGCGCGCCATCGGGCGCTCGCTGCCCTGAAGACGGTTTCCGGTCGCGGCGACGACCACAGCGACCGTGATTGACCCCCATTATATTCCGCGTTGAAAGTCAAAAGATGAGCGTCGCACACGCCGATATCGAAGCCGTCGCCAGCCGAACACCGCGCGTGTTCGCCATGTTGCTGCGACTTCTGGCCGCCAACTGGACCTTCGGGCGCTTGACGGTGCAACTGCCCAATGGCGAGACCCACGTGCTTCAAGGCAAGCAGCCGGGCCCCAGCGGCATGATGACCGTGCGCGACTATCGGTTCGCACGCCGCGTCCTCGCGGCCGGCGATATCGGATTCGCCGAAGGCTATATCGCGGGCGAGTGGGACAGTCCGCACCTGGCCGGCCTGCTCGAAACCTTGGTGGACAACTACGATCACATCCGGCGTCTGTTCGACGGCAATCTGATCATGTGGGTGGTCAACTGGCTGAGCCACCGCACCAATCGCAACAGCAAGACGGGGTCGAAGAAGAACATCCACGCCCACTACGATCTTGGCAACGCCTTCTATTCCCAGTGGCTGGACGGGACGATGACCTATTCATCGGCCCGCTTCAGCCGCGATGGCGAGGCTCTGGAGACAGCGCAGCGTGAGAAATACGCCGCCTTGGCCCGAATGATGGATCTTCGTGCGGGCATGTCAGTGCTGGAAATCGGCTGCGGCTGGGGCGGCTTCGCCGAGTTCGCGGCGCGAGAGATCGGCGCCAAGGTAACCGGGATTACGATCTCCAAAGAGCAGCACGATTTCGCTCGCCAGCGCATGTTCAACGCGGGTCTGAGCGACCGCGCCGATATTCAGCTGATCGACTACCGCGATGTGCAGGGTCGATTTGATCGGGTGGCGTCCATCGAGATGTTCGAGGCTGTGGGCATGGAGTACTGGCCCGCTTATTTCGGCAAGGTCCACGATGTCCTTCAACCTGGCGGCAGGGCCGGACTGCAGATCATCACGATCAGGGACGACCTGTTCGACGAATACAATGCCCGGACGGATTTCATCCAGAAGTACGTCTTCCCGGGCGGAATGCTGCCCTCCGAAGACCGGCTGGCGCCGGTCGTGTCAAAAGCCGTACTGTCCTGGCAGTCGGTGGAGCGGTTCGGTCTCGACTACGCTGCGACGCTCAAGCTTTGGGATGAGCGTTTCCAGGCGTCCTGGAACGAGATCAGCAAGCTTTCCGGCTTTGACGAACGATTCCGCCGGCTCTGGCGCTTCTATCTGGCCTATTGCGAGGCCGGATTCCGCTCTCGCCGCACCGACGTGATCCAACTGAGTCTGTCTCGACCATGAGCCCGCTGATTTCGACGACAGACCTCGCCGCGCGATTAGGCGCGCCGGACTTGCGGATCGTCGATGGCAGCTGGCACCTGGACCGCCGCGACGCGCGCGCCGACTTTGAACAGACCCATATCCCTGGCGCCGTCTTTTTCGATCTGGACGCCATATCGGATAGAGGCAGCCCCCTGCCCCATATGATGCCGACGCCAGAGGCCTTTGGCGCGGCGGTCGGGGCGCTGGGCCTCTCCGTCGACGACCAGATCGTCGTCTATGATACGGTCGGATTATTCTCGGCGGCGCGCGTCTGGTGGATGCTGAAGACGATGGGCGCGACAAGGGTTCACGTGCTCGACGGCGGCCTGCCGCGCTGGCGTGAAGACGGCCTGCGGACCGTTTCCGGGCCCTCGGGGAGCGAGACCGCAGCGTTTCGTGCCGAGGTCAAGGCCGACGCTGTCGCCTCGCTGGAAGATGTCCGCTCGGCGTTGTCCCACAACGCTCAGGTGGTCGACGCCCGCGGCGCACCGCGTTTCAAGGGCGCGGCGGCCGAACCCCGCGCCGGTGTTCGCAGCGGTCATATGCCCGGCGCGCTCAACCTTCCCTACGACCGACTGCTAAACGACGACGTAACGATGAAGCGTGGGCTCGCCTTGGAACAGGCTTTCGCGGACGCCGGCGTGAATACCAGCCGACCCGTGATCACGACCTGCGGCTCCGGAGTGACGGCGGCCATCCTGACGCTGGGTCTGGCCGAACTCGGTCGTCCGTCGCGGCTTTACGACGGGTCCTGGGCCGAATGGGGCGCCCGGACGGACACCCCGGTCGCGACCGGATAGATTAACTTGTGGTTCCGTGCTTCAGGCCGCGGCGAGCTGCACCCGGCAAACCTTCAGGCGCAGTCGGATCGGACGGCTCAGCGGTGTCATCGGTTTCACCCCGTGACACGACGGTCGCCAGAACCAGATCGCCCGTGACGTTCAGCGTCGTGCGGCACATGTCCAGGAAGCGGTCGACGCCCAGGATCAGGCCGATGCCCTCCGGCGGCACCTTCACCATCACCAGGATCATCGCCACGACCGGCAGCGAACCGGCCGGCACGCCTGCCGTGCCGATGCCGCCAAGGATGCAAACCAGCATGACCACGACCTGCTGCGTGATCGTCAGGTCGATGCCGAAGAACTGAGCGAGGAACAGCACGGTGACCCCCTCAAACAGGGCCGTGCCGTTCTGGTTGGCGGTGGCGCCGACCGTCAGGACGAAACGCGCGATCTTGCGCGGCAGGTGCAATTGCTCCTCGGCCGCCTTCAGCGACACCGGCAGAGACGCGTTGGACGAGGCGGTCGAGAAGGCCACCACCATCGGCTCACGCACGCCCTTGAAGAAGGCGATTGGCGAGCGGCCGGCCGCCAGCCAGATCACGAGCGGATAGACCACGAACATATGGATCGCCATGGCGCCCACAGCGACGCCGACGAATGCCGCCAAACGCACCAACAGGTCCCAACCGAACAGCGCCGCCAGGTTGAACATCAGACAGGCGATGGCCAGCGGCGCCAGTTTGATGAACAGATTGATCAAGGTCATGGAGACCTCGAAGATCCCCTGAATCACTTCCTGCAGACGGTCCGTCGCCGGGCTCTTGGCCATGACCAGACCGATGCCGAAGAACAGGGCGAAGATCATCAGCGGCAGGATCGCATTCTCCGCCGCTGCGGTGACCGCGTTCGACGGCACCAGATCCAGGAAGAAGTCGCCCAGCTGGATCGAGCTGTCGCGCCCGGTCTGAACGATGCTGGCGGCGCCGTCCTTGCCCTGCTCCAACAGTTGCTGAGCCACCGCCGGATCGACGCCTCGCCCGGGTTGGAAGACGTTGACCATCACCAGACCGATGACCACCGCGATGCTGGACACCACAACCGTCAAAAGCAGCGTCTTGATCCCCGCCCGTCCCAGCGAGCTGAGATCGCCCATCTCCGCCACCCCGACGACCAGAGCCGAGAACAGCAGCGGGATCACCATCATGAACAGCAGGCGCAGGAAGATCTGACCGATCGGCCCGGTCACGTTGTCCGTGAGCCAGACCACCCAGGCCGCATCGGCCCCGACCGCCAGATTGACCAGCAATCCCCCGATCAGACCGACCGCGAAACCGATCAACATCAGCCAGTGCAGCGCAAGGCCGCCGCGTTTCGTCTCGGTCATCTGTCCCCCAGGAAGCGATGCAAGCGTCGGCGCTTATCGGATCGGCAGGCCATAGATCAAGCCGGCCGGGCGCGCGTTCCATTGTGCGTTTAAACCGCGCGCCAGGTCGAGCGCCGATTGCGATCCCAGATTTCGCTCGAAAATCTCGCCATAGTTCCCGACGGCTTCGATCGCGTCCTTGGCCCAATCGTCGGACAGTCCCAGCATGGGACCGAACTCGCCCTCGACGCCCAGCAAACGCCGGACACGCGGGTCGGTCGCGGTCTTAAACTGATCTTCGGCATTGGCCTTGGTGACGCCGAGTTCTTCGGCCAGCATCAGGGCGTTCAGGGTCCAGCGCACGGTCGAGGCCCAGCGTTCGTCGCCTGCCTTGACCACTGGGCCCAGCGGCTCCTTGGACGCGACATCGGACAGGATCACATGTTCGTTGGGATTGGTCAGCACAGTCCGCGCCGCAGCTAGCGCAGAGATGTCGGCGCTGAAGGCGTCGCAATCTTCACGGCCATAGGCGTCGCGCGCCGCTTCCTCGGTCTCGAACACGACGGGCCGATATTCGATGCCGCGGGACCGGAAATAGTCGGCGGCGTTCGCCTGGGACGTCGAGCCCGACTGAACGCAAACCCGCGCGCCGGTCAGTTCAGTCGCGCTGTTCAGGTTCAGCGAACGCCGGACCAGGAAGCCCTGACCGTCATAGTAGTTGATCCCGGCGAACACGAACCCTTCGCCCGCGTCGCGGCTCATGGTCCAAGACGAGTTGCGCCAAAGCACATCGATCCGTCCGTCGTTCAGTGCCGTGAAGCGATCTGACGCCGACAGAGGCACGAACCGCACCGCATCGGCATCGCCCAGCACCGCCGCCGCCGTCGCGCGACAGAAGTCCACGTCGAAGCCGCGCCACTGACCGCGATTGTCGGTGTAAGCGAAGCCGACCAACCCCTGATGCACGCCGCAGTTCAGGCGA
This genomic interval carries:
- a CDS encoding NfeD family protein, with the protein product MMSLADLYAAQPFWIWLAIGVLLLAVEAMFSTEWLLWPAVSAGVVAVMTAAGVRLGLPGEVAVFAILTVIATMLSRRLISKANPDGPDINDRDSRLVGQRARVVETFVSGRGRVFISGAEWPAEIVGEAPIEGQDVVVMRVNGSLLTVQSAV
- a CDS encoding SPFH domain-containing protein, encoding MDVTTIFAGVVLLLAIVLLISVIKIVPQGREFTVERFGKYTKTLSPGIGFLTPFVERVGRRMNMMEQVLDVPTQEVITKDNAMVKVDGIVFIQVMDSARAAYRVDDLPYAISQLCMTNLRTVVGSMELDEVLSQRDSINTRLLHVIDAATEPWGVKVNRIEIKDLTPPTDITNAMARQMKAERERRAVITEADGEKSAAIARAEGAKQAAILQAEGRKEAAFRDAEAREREAEAEARATAMVSEAIARGDVNAINYFVAQKYVEAFAELARSPQQRTVIVPAEMGALVGTIAGIGEMVSLAKDQNSAATPPVRPAPPRRPAGGSVPPSA
- a CDS encoding DUF3089 domain-containing protein, with product MRRLTFRQWVGYAGFAAVFVLTAAVVVWSGDILRAGLDPQVPFQTYKPPLAPDYRKTSSWALIDQGAPNQAAVFFVMPTTFDGGAEWNGPIDDARANAYMRRVVLPNYASPFAREGRVTAPLYRQASLYTRLTLRDDAREARAFAYEDVKTAFELWLQQHPSGPIVIAGVEQGGELTARLVRDQFRANPALKDRLVAVYLIETLVGREMFRQAISPCDAADQTGCVVAWASVQDGDEPGARRKLRRALEWDDRGDLVNLSTDPICVNPVTGAASQPRAAARQHSGATNATGLEWGARPALTGRLISTECRGGLLWHSAPDADFLTAGGSWADRRKIVPYNLFYGDIERDVSVRLAAWRTKHDL
- the rfaD gene encoding ADP-glyceromanno-heptose 6-epimerase; the encoded protein is MTPRMIVVTGGAGFIGSNIVARLTAETGYDVVVCDRLETADLAKWKNLAKHAIADFWSPEELFEQLERHAERIEAVVHMGAISSTTEPDADLILRTNFTLSRDLWDWCAIRGSRMIYASSAATYGDGATGFNDDDDADSLSQLRPLNAYGYSKMLFDQYAVRQADRGQAPPQWAGLKFFNVYGPNESHKGGMKSVVAQIWPKVAADETVTLFRSHNPNYADGGQMRDFVYVDDVVDIIEFLLQSPQVSGIFNAGSGQARSFADLARATFEAAGKTPSIDYVDTPLSIRDRYQYFTEARMDRIRAAGFEGQSTPLEEGVRRYVQDFLATADPYR
- the rfaE2 gene encoding D-glycero-beta-D-manno-heptose 1-phosphate adenylyltransferase; amino-acid sequence: MSDTLDLGALQSLLERVRGLKIACVGDLMLDRYVYGEVSRISPEAPIPVLRTSRTVAMPGGVGNVARNIAALGGVARLGAVIGDDTAGAELTALMAAEPHIEDVVARPTGASTIVKTRFVSGGQQLLRLDDEAAPSALKDSDAFTDASVYLLSDYAKGVVSDALLASALNAAQTSGAPVVVDPKGRDFARYGAVDVIKPNASELAGATGLPVGTDVEVETALAALLAATTAKAIIVTRAGKGMSLARRGEPVKHFPGRAREVFDVSGAGDTGLAAIGLALGAGASLEMAVEFAILASGVVVGKAGTAVVTPADLIEAELSQHATAAVSKVTPLEELAVEVEAWRRQGLKVGFTNGCFDILHRGHVAYLAQARSWCDRLVVALNTDASVNRLKGDGRPVNDLDSRAVVIGGLASVDRVTSFDDPTPIALIERLRPDVLIKGSDYTREGVVGGDLVESWGGEVKLADFKHGYSTTRTIKKMTAGPQVAAAIGQE
- the kdsA gene encoding 3-deoxy-8-phosphooctulonate synthase, whose product is MSRPNAVITLSEGLRTPVVIGGGARIAFIAGPCQMESRQHALETAHALKEIGERLNVGIIYKTSFDKANRTSASAARGIGLKDAMPIFAEIREVTGLPTLTDVHSEVQCGPVGEVVDVLQIPAFLSRQTDLLLAAAATGKAINIKKGQFLAPWDMKNVIAKVVGAGNPNVMACERGASFGYNTLVSDMRALPVLREIGCPVVFDATHSVQQPGGQGASSGGQREFVPVLGRAAVAVGVDAVFMETHQDPDNAPSDGPNMVPLSQFEALAAELIAFDDLAIKIGAKAPVAQAA
- a CDS encoding deoxyribodipyrimidine photo-lyase, yielding MATKPVILWFRRDLRLHDNPALNHAAEMGRPILPVYILDEHFERPMGAASRWWLDKSLRALEAALQDRGSRLILRKGNALNQLQALIGETDADTVFMNRLFEPEAFEHDAEIAHALKADGVECLGFNGALLCRPGAVLNGSGQPYKVFTPFLRALLATAEAPAHTTGPRQIQTPKTVQSDDLDSWKLHPRRPDWSKGFDWTPGEDGASQALSRFISSGLKTYAKDRDFPDRQGANSRLSPHLHCGEISPWRAIDRARQAAKDGKVSASEADKFIAEIGWREFSAHLLHHFPYITERAFRPEYDAMPWRKDDASLKAWRQGRTGYPLVDAGMRQLWTTGWMHNRVRMVVSSFLIKHLLIDWREGEAWFWDTLVDADRASNVQNWQWVAGSGADASPFFRIFNPITQGEKFDPDGGYVRRWVPELRRLPDRWLQSPWTAPTEVLRDAGIVLGRDYPKPIVEHEKARHRALAALKTVSGRGDDHSDRD
- a CDS encoding cyclopropane-fatty-acyl-phospholipid synthase family protein, with the protein product MSVAHADIEAVASRTPRVFAMLLRLLAANWTFGRLTVQLPNGETHVLQGKQPGPSGMMTVRDYRFARRVLAAGDIGFAEGYIAGEWDSPHLAGLLETLVDNYDHIRRLFDGNLIMWVVNWLSHRTNRNSKTGSKKNIHAHYDLGNAFYSQWLDGTMTYSSARFSRDGEALETAQREKYAALARMMDLRAGMSVLEIGCGWGGFAEFAAREIGAKVTGITISKEQHDFARQRMFNAGLSDRADIQLIDYRDVQGRFDRVASIEMFEAVGMEYWPAYFGKVHDVLQPGGRAGLQIITIRDDLFDEYNARTDFIQKYVFPGGMLPSEDRLAPVVSKAVLSWQSVERFGLDYAATLKLWDERFQASWNEISKLSGFDERFRRLWRFYLAYCEAGFRSRRTDVIQLSLSRP
- the sseA gene encoding 3-mercaptopyruvate sulfurtransferase, coding for MSPLISTTDLAARLGAPDLRIVDGSWHLDRRDARADFEQTHIPGAVFFDLDAISDRGSPLPHMMPTPEAFGAAVGALGLSVDDQIVVYDTVGLFSAARVWWMLKTMGATRVHVLDGGLPRWREDGLRTVSGPSGSETAAFRAEVKADAVASLEDVRSALSHNAQVVDARGAPRFKGAAAEPRAGVRSGHMPGALNLPYDRLLNDDVTMKRGLALEQAFADAGVNTSRPVITTCGSGVTAAILTLGLAELGRPSRLYDGSWAEWGARTDTPVATG